A stretch of Myxococcus hansupus DNA encodes these proteins:
- a CDS encoding FG-GAP repeat domain-containing protein, protein MTRHFLAAVTRLSGLLCALVLSLPSVSWADMVTFCREALAVPGQTFSNLTGTYSGGLTPGYYIMNVTQSGPFALQNLYASWNGTVAGEAQFIMPQSSNVYLHGKIPPGATPGQVVEVKFTIVNSLNTVVDESRVLVRVGGESPGWTNVWTGAGTAGIAGYTRQYVGDFDGDGAEDILGVADNGWMTMFHYVNGDWQWGWSNYGSTSAGDGIHAYRNNLVVGDFDGDGRDEVLGLSSWVTMFHFDNGTWNWGWSNNGSAQDPLSSHLSGGGYPVVGNFDVVGNSGTSPVNKDELLAVNPNGWLSLFRLNAAGGWDQVWSTWGNTSHGLYLYRGKLRNGGDTNGDGQDELVGFANWATTFRYVNNDFVWNWSTGGANNLAGVGYPLGGGVVFLAGNIDHVDNKDEWFFIDTGASASWATTVDWSGTQFNWNWSNLNSSPASAAIGNWPLVSHGGTNTSYQLVRAVAGQPEFLIARRRFCNVNDMRMYRVSNPSANY, encoded by the coding sequence ATGACAAGGCATTTCCTGGCTGCGGTGACGCGGCTTTCCGGGCTTTTGTGCGCACTCGTCCTGTCGCTTCCCAGCGTCTCTTGGGCGGACATGGTGACGTTCTGCCGTGAGGCGCTGGCGGTCCCCGGTCAGACATTTTCGAACCTGACGGGCACGTATTCCGGAGGCTTGACCCCGGGCTACTACATCATGAACGTGACGCAGTCCGGGCCCTTTGCCCTCCAGAACCTGTATGCCTCCTGGAATGGCACGGTGGCGGGAGAGGCTCAGTTCATCATGCCTCAGTCGTCCAATGTCTATCTTCACGGCAAGATCCCCCCGGGGGCCACACCCGGTCAGGTGGTCGAAGTGAAGTTCACCATCGTGAATTCATTGAACACCGTCGTCGACGAGAGCCGTGTCCTGGTGCGCGTCGGTGGGGAGAGCCCGGGCTGGACGAACGTCTGGACGGGCGCGGGGACGGCGGGCATCGCGGGCTACACGCGGCAATATGTCGGTGACTTCGACGGTGACGGCGCCGAGGACATCCTGGGCGTGGCCGATAACGGCTGGATGACGATGTTTCACTACGTCAACGGTGACTGGCAGTGGGGCTGGAGCAACTACGGCTCGACGTCCGCGGGCGACGGCATCCACGCGTACCGGAACAACCTCGTCGTGGGTGACTTCGACGGTGACGGCAGGGACGAGGTGCTGGGCCTGTCCTCCTGGGTGACGATGTTCCACTTCGACAATGGCACGTGGAATTGGGGCTGGAGCAACAATGGCAGCGCGCAGGACCCGCTCTCCTCGCACCTCTCTGGCGGTGGGTATCCGGTCGTCGGCAACTTCGACGTCGTGGGCAACAGCGGGACGTCGCCGGTCAACAAGGACGAACTCCTCGCGGTGAATCCGAACGGGTGGCTGTCGCTCTTCCGGCTCAATGCCGCTGGCGGTTGGGACCAGGTGTGGAGCACGTGGGGCAACACGTCGCACGGCCTCTATCTGTACCGTGGAAAGCTCCGCAACGGCGGCGACACCAATGGGGATGGTCAGGATGAGCTCGTGGGGTTCGCGAACTGGGCGACCACCTTCCGCTACGTGAACAACGACTTCGTCTGGAACTGGTCCACCGGTGGCGCCAACAACCTCGCGGGCGTGGGCTACCCGCTCGGTGGCGGCGTCGTCTTCCTGGCGGGAAACATCGACCACGTGGACAACAAGGACGAGTGGTTCTTCATCGACACGGGCGCGTCCGCGAGCTGGGCCACCACCGTGGATTGGTCCGGCACCCAGTTCAACTGGAACTGGTCGAACCTCAACAGCAGCCCCGCGTCCGCGGCCATCGGGAATTGGCCGCTCGTCAGTCACGGTGGCACCAACACCAGCTACCAGTTGGTTCGCGCGGTCGCGGGACAGCCTGAGTTCCTCATCGCCCGCCGTCGCTTCTGCAACGTCAACGACATGCGCATGTACCGCGTGTCGAACCCGTCGGCGAACTACTGA
- a CDS encoding CocE/NonD family hydrolase: MHALAESHCRDGRRVVASDTPRGFDTPGGAIDTAGPKDLGDLTHVIDWVVANTPAAPARISAAGVTYGAGLSLIGRSDSGALAEQRSPSRTAVARPRHRGPALRGQGRPLHDAEVLVARRRPGLRVPAVEAGRAPWRVWRHTGEPPGWPEPWFPSVRASPGGRLEAPRPCASAERMPMSRVVGGRSTRSRLHNRTSAYPHRVQPHEGSRILRRPRPPGAQATRRTEFSDPPKLQWRAPPRFR, from the coding sequence GTGCATGCACTGGCTGAGAGTCATTGCCGCGACGGTCGCCGTGTCGTGGCCTCAGACACGCCACGAGGCTTCGATACGCCGGGAGGCGCCATCGACACGGCCGGCCCCAAGGACCTTGGCGACCTGACACACGTCATCGATTGGGTCGTCGCCAACACCCCCGCGGCCCCGGCTCGCATCAGCGCCGCGGGCGTTACGTACGGCGCGGGCCTGTCTTTGATTGGACGCAGTGACAGCGGTGCACTGGCTGAGCAACGAAGCCCCTCGCGGACGGCTGTCGCTCGTCCTCGACACCGTGGCCCGGCGCTGCGCGGACAAGGCCGCCCGCTTCACGACGCTGAAGTTCTCGTCGCCCGCCGCCGCCCCGGCCTTCGTGTCCCTGCCGTTGAAGCAGGCCGCGCTCCATGGCGCGTGTGGCGCCACACCGGTGAGCCGCCGGGGTGGCCGGAGCCCTGGTTCCCCAGCGTCCGTGCCAGCCCCGGCGGGAGGCTGGAGGCACCCCGCCCTTGTGCTTCAGCGGAACGCATGCCCATGTCCCGTGTTGTAGGTGGACGGAGCACGCGTTCGCGGCTGCACAATCGAACGTCCGCCTATCCTCACCGAGTGCAACCTCACGAGGGTTCTCGTATTTTGCGCCGCCCGCGCCCGCCAGGCGCGCAAGCGACCCGTCGCACCGAGTTTTCCGATCCACCGAAATTGCAGTGGCGAGCCCCACCGAGATTTCGTTAG
- a CDS encoding peroxiredoxin, producing the protein MLTVGDKIPNFKVKATVSLEKGKEFQDITNETFKGKWLVLFAWPKDFTFICPTEIAEFGKKNKDFADRDAQVLGLSTDSEFVHHAWRTHHPDLKNLPFPMLADLKHELCNALGILHKEEGVALRATFIADPEGIIRHVTVNDLSVGRNVSETVRTLDALQTDELCPCNWTKGEETLTQKLSKAG; encoded by the coding sequence ATGCTGACCGTTGGCGACAAGATCCCGAACTTCAAGGTGAAGGCCACCGTGTCCCTGGAGAAGGGCAAGGAGTTCCAGGACATCACGAACGAGACCTTCAAGGGCAAGTGGCTGGTCCTGTTCGCGTGGCCGAAGGACTTCACCTTCATCTGCCCCACGGAGATCGCGGAGTTCGGCAAGAAGAACAAGGACTTCGCTGACCGTGACGCGCAGGTCCTCGGCCTGAGCACCGACAGCGAGTTCGTGCACCACGCGTGGCGCACGCACCACCCGGACCTGAAGAACCTGCCCTTCCCCATGCTGGCGGACCTGAAGCACGAGCTCTGCAACGCGCTGGGCATCCTCCACAAGGAGGAGGGCGTGGCCCTCCGCGCGACGTTCATCGCGGACCCCGAGGGCATCATCCGCCACGTGACGGTCAACGACCTGTCCGTGGGCCGCAACGTCTCCGAGACGGTGCGCACGCTGGACGCGCTCCAGACGGACGAGCTGTGCCCCTGCAACTGGACCAAGGGTGAGGAGACCCTGACCCAGAAGCTGTCGAAGGCGGGGTAA
- a CDS encoding carboxymuconolactone decarboxylase family protein, with protein sequence MASLEVVRSELADSHKDTRLNLQAVLEGGSLTAEQRWGVAVACAFTARNERLKEAMLNEAKKALANPEPVIEDARAAASLMAMNNVYYRFRHMIGKESYSTKRAGLRMNRLAQVLTNKVDFELVCLAVSAINGCEMCMQSHEKVVLEGGLSEDQVHDAIRIASVINAAAVGLES encoded by the coding sequence ATGGCCTCGCTCGAAGTCGTCCGCTCTGAACTGGCGGACTCCCACAAGGACACCCGCCTCAACCTCCAGGCCGTCCTGGAAGGTGGCAGCCTCACCGCGGAGCAGCGTTGGGGTGTGGCCGTGGCATGCGCCTTCACCGCTCGGAACGAGCGGCTGAAGGAGGCCATGCTGAACGAGGCGAAGAAGGCCCTCGCGAATCCCGAGCCTGTCATCGAGGACGCGCGTGCGGCGGCGTCGCTGATGGCGATGAACAACGTGTACTACCGCTTCCGGCACATGATCGGGAAGGAGTCGTACTCGACCAAGCGCGCCGGACTGCGGATGAACCGGCTCGCGCAGGTGCTGACGAACAAGGTGGACTTCGAGCTGGTCTGCCTCGCCGTCAGCGCCATCAACGGCTGCGAGATGTGCATGCAGTCCCATGAGAAGGTCGTCCTCGAGGGCGGCCTCTCCGAGGACCAGGTGCACGACGCGATTCGCATCGCGTCGGTCATCAACGCGGCGGCGGTGGGGCTGGAGTCTTAA
- the dps gene encoding DNA starvation/stationary phase protection protein Dps, giving the protein MYRSPSPLPEKARAAIADSLNERLADGLDLHSQIKVAHWNIKGPQFASLHPLFETFAVSLATHNDSIAERAVTLGGKAYGTTRHVGKTSRLPEYPQDTTRDMEHVKLLAERIEVYLDGLRKSRALFTENGDSDSEGLATDIITEFEKHAWFLRASLEG; this is encoded by the coding sequence ATGTACCGCAGCCCCAGCCCCCTGCCCGAGAAGGCCCGCGCCGCCATCGCCGACTCCCTCAACGAGCGGCTCGCCGACGGGCTCGACCTGCACTCGCAAATCAAGGTCGCGCACTGGAACATCAAGGGCCCGCAGTTCGCCTCGCTCCACCCGCTGTTCGAGACGTTCGCGGTGAGCCTGGCCACGCACAACGACTCCATCGCCGAGCGCGCGGTGACGCTGGGTGGCAAGGCCTACGGCACCACCCGCCACGTGGGCAAGACGAGCCGCCTGCCGGAGTATCCGCAGGACACCACGCGCGACATGGAGCACGTGAAGCTGCTCGCCGAGCGCATCGAGGTCTACCTGGACGGCCTGCGCAAGAGCCGCGCCCTCTTCACCGAGAACGGGGACTCCGACTCCGAGGGCCTCGCCACGGACATCATCACCGAGTTCGAGAAGCACGCGTGGTTCCTGCGCGCTTCGCTCGAGGGCTGA
- a CDS encoding pyridoxal phosphate-dependent aminotransferase: protein MSDDVSLPAFRAVPRTGVIFVTAEATRRGYRSSDPEWCNLGQGQPETGDLPGAPPRLNQVTIDVADMEYAPVAGLWEVRESIASLYNRLYRRGMPSQYSAENVCLSGGGRAALTRAAASLGAINLGHFLPDYTAYEELLDVFKAFTAIPILLEGERGYAFTAEDLRREVQGRGLSALLFSNPCNPTGKLVHGEEMARWVSVAREHECTLLVDEFYSHYIWTGRPGHLPVESAARYVEDVNKDPVVVFDGFTKNWRYPGWRMTWTLGPRQVIEAVSSAGSFLDGGGSRPLQRAAIPLLQEEPVVQETMAIHNTFREKRDRFHSRLERIGIRTDRAPDGTFYVWGNVSGLPAPLNDGMGFFRAALDQKIIAVPGEFFDVNPGKRRARPSRFRGYVRLSFGPSMETLDKALSRLEAMVLHYSRTPGKPQPAP, encoded by the coding sequence GTGAGCGACGACGTCTCCCTTCCGGCATTCCGCGCCGTGCCCCGCACCGGCGTCATCTTCGTCACCGCCGAGGCCACCCGCCGCGGCTACCGCTCCAGCGACCCGGAGTGGTGCAATCTGGGCCAGGGCCAGCCAGAGACGGGGGACCTGCCCGGCGCCCCACCCCGGCTGAACCAGGTCACCATCGACGTGGCGGACATGGAGTACGCGCCCGTCGCCGGACTCTGGGAGGTGCGCGAGTCCATCGCCAGCCTCTACAACCGGCTCTACCGGCGGGGCATGCCCAGCCAGTACAGCGCGGAGAACGTGTGCCTCTCCGGTGGAGGCCGCGCCGCGCTCACCCGCGCCGCCGCGAGCCTGGGCGCCATCAACCTGGGCCACTTCCTGCCGGACTACACGGCGTATGAAGAGCTGCTGGACGTCTTCAAGGCGTTCACCGCCATCCCCATCCTCCTGGAGGGCGAGCGCGGCTACGCCTTCACCGCCGAGGACCTGCGGCGCGAGGTCCAGGGGCGCGGCCTGTCCGCGCTGCTGTTCTCCAATCCGTGCAATCCCACCGGCAAGCTGGTGCACGGCGAGGAGATGGCGCGCTGGGTGAGCGTGGCCCGCGAGCACGAGTGCACGCTGCTGGTCGACGAGTTCTATTCGCACTACATCTGGACGGGCCGCCCCGGTCACCTGCCGGTGGAGAGCGCCGCGCGCTACGTGGAGGACGTGAACAAGGACCCGGTGGTCGTGTTCGACGGCTTCACCAAGAACTGGCGCTATCCGGGTTGGCGCATGACGTGGACGTTGGGCCCGCGACAGGTCATCGAGGCGGTCTCCAGCGCGGGCAGCTTCCTGGACGGAGGCGGCAGCCGGCCGCTCCAGCGCGCCGCGATACCCCTCCTGCAGGAGGAGCCGGTGGTGCAGGAGACCATGGCCATCCACAACACCTTCCGGGAGAAGCGCGACCGCTTCCACTCCCGGCTGGAGCGCATCGGCATCCGCACGGACCGCGCGCCGGACGGAACCTTCTACGTCTGGGGCAACGTGTCCGGACTGCCCGCGCCGCTCAACGACGGCATGGGCTTCTTCCGCGCCGCGTTGGACCAGAAAATCATCGCCGTGCCGGGTGAGTTCTTCGACGTGAACCCGGGCAAGCGCCGCGCGCGGCCCTCGCGCTTCCGCGGCTACGTGCGCCTGTCCTTCGGCCCCTCCATGGAGACGCTGGACAAGGCCCTGTCGCGGTTGGAGGCCATGGTGCTCCACTACTCGCGCACGCCGGGCAAGCCGCAGCCCGCGCCCTGA